The DNA window AATACCGGGAGCCCAAACTTCCGAAAGAGAAATAAAAGAGATGTTAGGAATAACTATAGAAGGTCTCCCTGATTTAGCGAATATTTTTTTACCTAAGGATTTTCCCCAAGGCGTTTATCCTTTAAGAAAAGATAAAACGGGAGCGGCAAAAATGGTTAATAAAGAAGAAGAGGTGAAAAAGGTTGAATAAAAAGACTTACTCTATACCCATAGGTCCGGTTCACCCTTCCCTAGAGGAACCGATGACTTTTAATTTTGAAATATATGGAGAGCGCATTGAGAAGGTAAATTTAGCACCGGGTGATAATCATCGAGGGATAGAATTTATGGGAAGGCAAAGAAATCCCATTCAAATTATCTATTTAGCTGAAAGAATATGTGGAATCTGTTCTGCTTCACACCCTTTTGCCTTTTGTCAAGCAGTAGAGAATGCTGCTGGAATTGAAGTTCCCGAAAGAGGCCAATATATTCGAGTAATTATTGCTGAGTTGGAAAGAATCCATTCTCATATTTTATGGGCTGGGATTGCGGGTCACGAATTAGGATTTGATTCTGTTTTATATATTTCTTGGAGGGCAAGAGAGGAAGTATTAGACCTTTTAGAATATCTTACCGGGAATAGAATCAATTATGGAATATTTATGATAGGGGGAGTAAGAAGAGATATTAGCGAAGAACAAATACCTCGAATTCGTAAAACTTTGGAATATTATAAGGATATCTACGGAAAAATAGAAGATATATTCTTGCATGATCCTACTATTGCCCTAAGAACAAAAAACGTCGGTGTTTTAACTAAAGAAGATGCTCTTAACTTGTGTGCAGTAGGGCCTACTACCAGAGCATCAGGGGTCAACAAGGATGTAAGACAGGATCAACCTTATGCTGCCTATGCTGATTTGAATGTGAAAGCCATTACTCCAGATATATTGGGCGGAGAAGTAAAGGGAGATGTTTATGATCGGATAATTGTTCGATTGTTAGAAATAGTGCAATCAATACAGATCATCGAACAGTGTTTGGAAAATATGCCTTCAGGGGAAATAATTGCTGAGAAAAAATTGGTAAAATTATTGAATCAATTAAAGAAGGCGAAGGGCGAAGGAATTGGAAGGCATGAAGCCCCTCGTGGTGAA is part of the Candidatus Atribacteria bacterium genome and encodes:
- a CDS encoding NADH dehydrogenase subunit; translated protein: MNKKTYSIPIGPVHPSLEEPMTFNFEIYGERIEKVNLAPGDNHRGIEFMGRQRNPIQIIYLAERICGICSASHPFAFCQAVENAAGIEVPERGQYIRVIIAELERIHSHILWAGIAGHELGFDSVLYISWRAREEVLDLLEYLTGNRINYGIFMIGGVRRDISEEQIPRIRKTLEYYKDIYGKIEDIFLHDPTIALRTKNVGVLTKEDALNLCAVGPTTRASGVNKDVRQDQPYAAYADLNVKAITPDILGGEVKGDVYDRIIVRLLEIVQSIQIIEQCLENMPSGEIIAEKKLVKLLNQLKKAKGEGIGRHEAPRGEVFHYVKLAETEVPEVWKARAPTYNNLMTWVPMLLSQQIADIPIVIASIDPCIACMDRVTILNKSNGQKEVLTKKDLHELSVQKTRRISP